In a genomic window of Hoeflea sp. 108:
- a CDS encoding ABC transporter ATP-binding protein — translation MSTEPILEIKGLRTVFRVRGREIAAVNGIDLVVRPGETVALVGESGSGKSVTSLSVMRLLARKIGAIDAGQMLFRGKDGKVRDLAILTEEEMRRIRGNDIGMVFQEPMTSLNPVYTVGDQISESLRVHRGTGKHEALEAAVALLDKVGIPDARRRAGQYPHEMSGGMRQRATIAMALACDPTLLIADEPTTALDVTIQAQILELMQGLQRERGMGMLFVTHNLGVVAEIAHRVAVMYAGRIVEFGPVAEVFRKPRHPYTIGLLNSMPRLGAATAMKRAGEKLNAIPGMVPSLANMPSGCAFAPRCSFAVDACRTTIPELASVAAGHGSRCIRWQEIAR, via the coding sequence GGGCGAGACTGTGGCGCTTGTCGGGGAATCGGGTTCGGGCAAGTCGGTCACCAGCCTGTCGGTCATGCGGCTGCTCGCCCGCAAGATCGGCGCGATCGACGCGGGCCAGATGCTGTTCCGTGGCAAGGACGGCAAGGTCCGCGACCTTGCCATCCTTACAGAAGAAGAGATGCGGCGTATCCGCGGCAACGACATCGGCATGGTGTTCCAGGAGCCGATGACCAGCCTCAATCCCGTCTACACAGTGGGTGACCAGATATCGGAATCGCTGCGCGTCCATCGCGGCACGGGCAAGCACGAGGCGCTGGAAGCTGCCGTCGCCCTGCTCGACAAAGTCGGGATCCCCGATGCGCGCCGCCGCGCCGGCCAGTATCCGCACGAAATGTCTGGCGGCATGCGCCAGCGCGCCACCATCGCCATGGCGCTCGCCTGCGACCCGACGCTGCTGATCGCCGACGAGCCGACGACGGCGCTCGACGTCACCATCCAGGCGCAGATCCTCGAGCTGATGCAGGGACTGCAGCGCGAGCGCGGCATGGGTATGCTGTTCGTCACCCACAATCTCGGCGTCGTTGCCGAGATCGCACATCGCGTCGCGGTCATGTATGCCGGCCGCATCGTCGAATTCGGCCCGGTGGCCGAGGTCTTCCGCAAGCCGCGCCACCCCTACACGATTGGCCTGCTCAACTCGATGCCTCGGCTTGGTGCTGCCACCGCCATGAAACGCGCCGGCGAAAAGCTTAATGCCATTCCCGGCATGGTGCCGAGCCTCGCCAACATGCCATCCGGCTGCGCCTTCGCGCCGCGCTGCAGCTTCGCCGTCGACGCATGCCGCACCACCATTCCCGAACTCGCCAGCGTCGCAGCCGGCCACGGCAGCCGTTGCATCCGCTGGCAGGAGATCGCCCGATGA
- a CDS encoding ABC transporter ATP-binding protein yields MTPAPLLSVRGLAKHYQTRGATLKILENISFDVARGEVVGLVGESGSGKTTIGRSVLRLIDPTSGEVTFDGTDITRLSHSEMRRRRPRMQYIFQDPYASLSPRMTIGEILTEGLDIQGIGTKAERLERANKALEQVELPPDAINRYAHEFSGGQRQRIGIARALTLAPEFIVADEPVSALDVSIQAQVVNLLRDLQQQLGLTMLFISHDLAVVEYICDRVIVLYLGRIMEIATSEDLYARPEHPYTRALMSAIPSPDPDTRKERQILKGDIPSPANPPSGCVFRTRCPSAVDACAGSVPELREVRPGHFKACIRDDL; encoded by the coding sequence ATGACCCCAGCCCCGCTTCTTTCGGTCCGTGGCCTCGCAAAGCACTACCAGACGCGCGGTGCGACGCTGAAGATCCTAGAAAACATCTCTTTCGACGTCGCCAGGGGCGAGGTGGTCGGGCTGGTCGGCGAGTCCGGCAGCGGCAAGACCACGATCGGCCGCTCTGTACTTCGGCTGATCGATCCTACTTCCGGTGAGGTGACGTTCGACGGCACCGACATCACCAGGCTGTCGCATAGCGAGATGCGGCGCAGGCGGCCGCGCATGCAGTACATTTTCCAAGACCCATACGCCTCGCTGTCGCCGCGCATGACCATCGGCGAGATCCTGACCGAGGGGCTCGATATCCAAGGCATCGGCACCAAGGCAGAGCGTCTGGAGCGGGCGAACAAGGCGCTGGAGCAGGTCGAACTGCCGCCCGATGCCATCAACCGCTACGCCCACGAGTTCTCAGGCGGCCAACGTCAGCGCATCGGCATTGCCCGGGCGCTGACGCTTGCGCCTGAATTCATCGTCGCCGACGAACCCGTCTCGGCGCTCGACGTGTCAATCCAGGCGCAGGTGGTCAACCTGTTGCGCGACCTGCAGCAGCAGCTCGGGCTGACCATGCTGTTCATCTCCCACGACCTCGCTGTCGTCGAATACATCTGCGACCGAGTGATCGTGCTCTATCTCGGCCGCATCATGGAGATCGCCACCAGCGAGGATCTCTACGCCCGGCCGGAGCATCCCTACACACGTGCGCTGATGTCGGCGATTCCCTCGCCCGATCCCGACACCAGGAAAGAGCGCCAGATTCTCAAGGGCGATATCCCGAGCCCGGCCAATCCGCCCAGCGGCTGCGTCTTCCGCACCCGTTGCCCCAGTGCGGTCGATGCCTGCGCCGGCAGCGTCCCCGAACTTCGCGAGGTCAGGCCTGGACACTTCAAGGCCTGCATCCGCGACGACCTGTGA
- a CDS encoding Gfo/Idh/MocA family oxidoreductase, translated as MKIAFLGVSHWHATMHGEAALAAGAVSASAWDPTPGAAESFVGKFGGVVASSLEKALQNVDLAVVMGRPFEIAERGLAAIESGLPVLVEKPVGISAAASDVLIEATERKGTFAAMALPHGIGMMAALHDLDVSGRLGPISHSHFRLINGPPQRYVDDDVSWVLEPNIGGGGALRNLGIHGVNAFLMLSGGQNIEVISASFGRPIHDTEVEDYAAVVLRAADGMLGLIEAGYTFASMKRGIFEWRVSSRNATLSDFGDRLTLATLDDERQLDLPVTPTARRYDDVMTDTLRRLAEGLPPAVSLADSRRAMAIIDQCYALQGAST; from the coding sequence ATGAAAATAGCGTTCCTCGGCGTCAGCCACTGGCATGCGACGATGCATGGGGAGGCGGCGTTGGCGGCGGGCGCAGTATCGGCTTCTGCCTGGGATCCAACGCCTGGAGCAGCCGAGAGCTTCGTCGGTAAATTCGGTGGCGTCGTTGCCTCGAGCCTAGAAAAGGCGCTCCAAAACGTCGATCTCGCAGTGGTCATGGGACGGCCCTTCGAGATCGCTGAACGGGGGCTCGCGGCGATCGAATCGGGGCTGCCAGTGCTCGTAGAAAAGCCTGTCGGTATTTCAGCCGCCGCCTCCGATGTACTGATCGAGGCTACCGAGCGCAAAGGCACGTTCGCGGCCATGGCATTGCCGCACGGTATCGGCATGATGGCGGCGTTGCACGACCTGGACGTGAGCGGCCGGTTGGGGCCCATCTCGCACTCGCATTTCCGCCTCATCAACGGCCCGCCCCAGCGCTACGTCGATGACGATGTCTCATGGGTGCTGGAGCCCAATATTGGCGGCGGTGGAGCCCTGAGGAATCTCGGCATTCATGGGGTAAACGCCTTCCTGATGCTCTCAGGCGGGCAGAATATCGAGGTCATCAGCGCCTCCTTCGGAAGACCGATTCACGACACCGAAGTCGAGGACTATGCTGCTGTTGTGTTGCGCGCCGCAGACGGCATGTTGGGATTGATCGAAGCCGGCTATACCTTCGCCTCGATGAAGCGTGGCATCTTCGAATGGCGGGTGTCGTCCAGGAACGCCACACTCAGCGATTTCGGCGACAGGTTGACGCTGGCGACGCTCGATGATGAGCGGCAACTGGACCTGCCGGTCACGCCGACGGCCCGCCGCTATGACGACGTCATGACCGACACGCTTCGACGGCTTGCCGAAGGCCTGCCTCCGGCAGTGTCGCTCGCCGACAGCAGGCGCGCCATGGCCATCATCGACCAATGCTACGCACTACAAGGAGCCTCGACATGA